From the genome of Penicillium oxalicum strain HP7-1 chromosome VII, whole genome shotgun sequence:
GGGCATGGACAGAGTGGGAAAAACACAGAATACTTGTATCTTCTCGAGAAGGCGTTGGAGGGATTGGGACTGGGGACGGCCGATGTGCATGTTGCCGATCTGGTGAAGAGGGTCAAGGCTATTGAACTGGCTGGTCTGgcagatcaagaagaacagcagGCAGAGCGAGACGTGCAGGAGAATCTGGCTCGGGCGCCCGAAGAGAGTGTGGAGAGACAAAGCATCGAATAAGATCAGAGGGGGTAAGGGGAGACCTTTCCTGCAATGGAGGGCTGTCGTTCCAGGGACATGTGGATATAGATTAACATTGTTAGAATCAGATGCACATACCTCATTCTTCGAGAGAGCCCCGACGGATGCGAAGTTAGAAACGGGTCGAGAAAAGCAGCAAATCGGTACGCATTACGTGGGAAATTGCATATGACACTCATCGAGGCTCGCCCTTGCCAGATAGAGTCGTGCATGCTtaagagaaaaacaaaaagtcaCAACAAACACACATACGCCCATCGAGATTCTGGTTGGGAAacgaggagatggaagcAAATTTCAGTCCGTATTTCATGCCCTTGTCCAGGAACGATCAAAATCCATTGGGTATCAGCCCCGTGCTGCCTCAAGTTCAAGGTATCATCAACGCTGCTTTTCGTGCACACAGGACGAGACAAagtggagaaaaaaaaagaacaagtcAACAAGAGACATGAAAAGCATATCCAGGGTGAAGATCTCTTGCGAGTCTCAGTTCAAAATGAAAAGCTCCCGGTCCACGATTTCATGAAAAAAGCACCCAGTCCCGATCCGATCAAGTAGAGCAATGCGATCCGTCTCGTTGATTCGAAAAGCAGGTCGTCGTCAACGTTGCGTGTATTTGGGGGTGAACAAAACAAATCCAAAAAGACGTCAGTGTAGAGGGTATGGCGAGCATCAGGTCGTGAGTGCGTTAGTTGCCTTCGGGAGCAGGGCCCTGGTTGTTACGCCAGCCTGAAGAACACCAGTCAGCTTCATGGTACACAAATTTGAAAGTTATTTCCCTTGCGGTGAAGAGactcaccaccgccgccaccgtaGCCCGAGTTACCGCCACCTATCATCGTCAAAAACAGGTTAGTTTCACTGCAGGCTCATGTACGATACCCAAAATTGCAGATGGCCGAGGATTGAGCACCCTCAACATAACCATCCGCTCACATCAAGACTCAAAGGTGGGATCCCCCAACTTACCATAACCGCCGCCGTAGCCGCCGCCACCATAGCCGCTGTTACCGCCGCCATaaggctgctgctgctgctggtaaCCACCACCGTATCCGCCACGGTTGtagccaccaccaccgccgccctGGTAGCCTTGGTTAGGGGCTTGGTTGTATCCTCCGCGGCCCTGGAAGCCACCCTCGGGGCGGCTGGGGCGGTCAAGAGCCTTGTCAACACGAATGACACGGCCATCGAATCTGGCACAGGTCAGATTTCTTCATTCAGACACGCGATCAAACATGATCCCCAGGTTAATCAACGCATGGTGCTTACTCCTTGTTGTTCATCGCGTCCATGGCGgcatcggcctcggcgtcAGTCGCAAAGCGCACGAATCCGAATCCACGGCTGCGCATGGTGGCGCGATCCTTGACGACGATCTGAATAGAAAGTGATGAGATTCTACGAGCACTTTGATCCAGAGAAGCATGCCTCGAGGGGGGATCGAGAGTCTCGGGGCATGGTGATACTCACGGCCTCTTGGATCTCGCCAAACTGGGAGAATCCTTGACGCAGAGCGTCATCGTCGGTGTGCCAGGAAAGGCCGCTTCATGTGGAGAAACGTCAAGTTAGCGGGGCATATCGTGATGGGAGCGCATGGTGCAGTTGACTGCTGTCTCCTGAGCCGATACACGGGAAGCTTCGGGCCAAGAGGGAGATGGCAAACTTCAAAGAAGCGGGGTTGAAAACTCCGAGGGGATCCAACATACTGAACGAAAAGCTTCGACATGACGTTGAGAATGCGCGTGCAACAGGAAAGCTGTGGGAAGATGGATAAGCGACCACCGCCTGTTTAGCACTCTTGAAGGAGTGGACTTacgaggagatgaagagaccgaAGAAAGGTGAAAAAATCGATCCAGGGACGGGAGTGTTGGAgtcgaaaagagaaagagaaggagagaaagaggaaccCCCTCCCTCAAAAAATAATAAAAGGTTGTGCTGCGCCAGTGGCCGCGAAGTCGGAAGGGCGATTGCTTAGTGGTAGGTGAAACGAGTCAGCCCGTCCAGAGACCGTGTAACAATCACACTGCTTTAGGGCTTTCTAATTTAATCCCTGAATTATTTGATATTTATTATTTGCAGAGTCCATCTTTCTGCTGATCCATCACCAATGGAAGAATGTGCTGAACCCAAAACTCTCATTCTCACTCGAAACTCCGGCGCAAGCGGACCAGTGAGCTGCTCCTCTGGCGTGCAGGACGATGTGCGCAGTAGGGGCAGCAACGGGAGTTGACAGCTGACAAGGTCCCGAATGGTGGCCAAGCTGGTCCAAGTGGGGGGGTAAAGAGGGGGAATTGAATCGTGACTAAGGGAGAATCCAGAGATGGTCACTCTGAGGACACTGTTTTTTCTGGCTGGCTGCCAATAACGATTTAGTTTAGGTGTCATGATTTCTTTTCATGAGGGGCCCGGACTTTGGTCAGAGCAGGGACTCTGAAAGTCACAGAGAGCGATGGTACCATTGGTGGCCGATGGGGAGATTTCCTCAAAGTGTGGTTGGTGTATTGAGGGGCCACCACTGGCCACAGAAACAGCTGGTTCGTCCTAAGCCGCATTCGCCATGAGTGCTTGCACCCCTCAATTCTGGCTAGCGGCAGTGTGGGATATTTTCCACCTTCAAAGTCCCGCCGCGGCGCCGCGCTAGCCTGTAAGTTGCTGCACTGTCGGGTCGTAGCGGCCGCTTCTCACACACTATGCCCATCCATGAGAGGTGACCCGAGGCTAGATCTGATTCTGGAGATTGTCAGCCACGGGGAAGTTCCCACCGACGCTAGCAAGCACCAGCTGACGACCAGGGCACCAAGCCCCCTCATCGGCCTCGTGCCGTGCCTTGGTTGCTTCAGCTCATTCCACAGGCCCGCTCCGACAGACGGGATCTTCCTGCCTTGAATACGTCCTTTGGCTGTTTCATTCACTCTGCCCAGGGGGCATCGAGTCGGAGTCTAGTTGCGATGGAAGTTGGCCGACAGGCAAGGAGACTGCGGTGGGCACTGGGCACTGGGCACCAGCTACAGTCTCCACTCATCAGTTAATCAGCAGCTCAATGTTCGAAACGCTACAGCAGCAGCCTTGCAATCTGGGTACCTTTGAGGCCACCCGCAGTTGGGGCGGGGCTGTTCCCAGCCATTGCGATTCCCGACCCATAATTCGATTTGGGTCAGTACCTGACTTCTCAGAGCTAATGCTCGACAACAGGCGTACAGCCGAGCAGCGAGAATCCCGAGTAAACGAAGAAGCATGAATCGTATGCGACAAATGGGCCAGGTCCCATGAATAGGAAGCTGAATGTAATTCGCTGGTGCTCGATCCTTTTCCCCATGTCGATGGCGGCTGGATTtgctagaaaaaaaaagaaataaacGGGGCAGCGATGTTGTTCTTGGCCCATATCTCGCAGCCACTAGAAAGGTACATGAGAACTCTGAAGTGCACAATGAGCAGTGCAGTACGGTAGCAATGAGTCCACGGACGTCTTCAGGTCGCAGAAAGGTTATCCGAGATTAGAGAGGCCCTGCAATCCAGGTCTTCTTGAGCCCGCGCCCGCGCCCGCGACTGCAAGTATCTGCATCGATCATCTGACGGGAGAATCATGTAAGCCATCCACGAGAGTCCCATACCCATGCACTGTGCGGCGTGCAGTGGGAGACAAAAGGAGCCCCAGGACCCACTGTCCGCTTGAGCGTATGTATCTGTTGCTCTGAAGGTGGGGACAGCATACTGGAGGATCCGCACCTGGATCGACCAGATCTTCCAATGCGATTCTATTGAAAACACAGCGCTCAGTCAAAGAGTTTCCACACCATCACGCATACACTTGAAAGTCAATCCTAGCCCATCAATAATTGCCAAAGACATGGCCGACGGTATACTTACGGCGAGAAACGATGCACAATCGTGATCAAGCTCGATCGAGAACCATTTCGCTCGACGCAGCTCACGAAGAGACatgggagaggggaaaggtTGCAAAACGGAAAGCAAAGCGTCCAGAGAGGGAAACCAACCCATCGCGCATTGGGCATGATTCAAAGCTCACTCGCGAAAAATGGGTCAATTTCGATGATTGATGACTGCCGTTTCCATTCGAGACTATGGTCTGAAGGAAAGTGCATTCTCCAGAAGTGATACGGCCACTGGTTAAAAAGATGCGTCAAGAGCGAAGCAGTTCAGGAAGGATGTGGttggaagatgaaggggcGTGACTTCCTCTTACTACTAATTCCGAGGGGGCGTGATATGCCCGTGACTGGCAAGTCAGGTTGATGAGTGTGAGGAGCTCGACAAAATTCCCAGAGTCTATGAGCATTCTCGAAGAGGTTACGATTCACTCTATACCATGACTTACGATTATGTACAGCAGTGGCTGGCGAGTGTACCAGAAGGCTCGCTATCCGAAGCAGGCTGGGGTAAGCTGTCGTCTGGAAAGATGCATCACCGCGTGGCTTGGAAGACTCACGCTCAAAAGCAGACTCGACTGCAGTACCGCGACCTACGACCCTCGAAAGCGAGGGCGAACGCCACGTTCCACTGGAGCCAACAGAGATTGTCCCCTCAATGCCAGCATTAATTACCAGAGGCAAAGAACAAAGAAAGCAAGATTTCACTGCACAAGCTAGTCATCGAAGTACCGTCAACCCTTACGAGCGAAAACCTCGGCGCAAGACACGGGATGACAAGTACGAGTACAAGCGGCAGACTTCAAAGACGATTGGGCAGTctgagggaagaagagacagaGTCAAAGGAGCACGTGTGAGCAGAAAGTACACAATCAACGATGCATTTCATGCCTCAAATGTAACTCAAGGCAGACTGACTGTTAGTACACAATCAGCTTCAAGTAGAGTGAGTGTCGAATACTGATCAAAGGCGCAGCTTCGTGACAATTTCAATGTTGGGATCTTTGGCAAGGGGAAAGCCTCCCGGCCAGTCAAGCTCCGAGCAGGTACATTTGCAAATTGCGAACTTCTGGATTGAATCGCGGCTGATAAGACTTCCCATGAAGTACAAGCAAATTCCTTTTCTGAAACGAAATCTCTTGCATCACCCCATGCCTCAACTGAAAGAGCCGCGATTGCTAATGCTTGCCCTCCGAGAGCAACTGGTGGACACTCTGGGCTGCATCAGACGTCTGCCAAGAAGTCACGCTCGAGCGCATTCGAATGTGACTTCCGTAAGCCTTCCAAATCGCTTGATCGATATGAATTTCCAAATCACCGTGCATTATCACCGATTTCACGCGCTCAAGAGGTCCAGAGCGAATTCCAAAAACCACAGCACAGgatctcctcatccaaaTCCGAAGGCTTCAAGATACCTCAGGAGTGGGCGCAGGCCACGAACTTGAAACAATGTTCTCCCTCAATTGCGCGATCTGCCACACCATACTCATGGTCCATCAGTAATGGGACAGTATCACGAACGAGCCAGATCCTCTGTGACAAATTGTTAGATATTCTACATACCGGTCTATTCCAGAAGAAAGAATACCCAGGCTCAGGTGATGCAACGAAAAAGTATTATAATCTTGAGGATTTGAAATTCCTCTTGCGGGCTCGGAAAGCATCTTGGGAATCTGATTCCCCAGCTACAGTTTCCAACTCCGACGTCGAGATGATGCGCCAAAGCCAGTACTCTGGCTCAAATGCGGTCAATTGTCATGCTGATTTCATTACTTCCACATCTGCCGGGCATGACCTCTTTTCTTCAGAAAGGGGAGCTGGCTGCCAATATCCATCAAAACAACGACAGACGTATCAAGTCCCAGCCACCAGGACGATCGCTCAGCCCATACCAGAAGCTTTACAAGCAGAAGTCTTTACGATCCA
Proteins encoded in this window:
- a CDS encoding Glycine-rich RNA-binding protein GRP1A, encoding MSKLFVHGLSWHTDDDALRQGFSQFGEIQEAIVVKDRATMRSRGFGFVRFATDAEADAAMDAMNNKEFDGRVIRVDKALDRPSRPEGGFQGRGGYNQAPNQGYQGGGGGGYNRGGYGGGYQQQQQPYGGGNSGYGGGGYGGGYGGGNSGYGGGGGWRNNQGPAPEGN